CTGACCCACCTCATGGCCTGACCGCCGCATCGGTCGCCCCGCCGGTGCGGTCCTCCACGCTGCCCGGTGCCCTTCGAAACACACCGGGCGTACCCGTGAGAACTCCTCTGAGGGAAAGCACTCGACCTCTTGGAGCTTCTCCCCACCGAGCCGTCGGTCCGACCCGCAAGGTTGGCCGAAGATCACAAGATCTCTCGTTTCCCGTGCTTCTCCGGCGGAACCGGGTACCACCCGGGCATCATTGTGGGGATGATCGGAGGACGCATGACCGACTGGCCTCGGGGCAGCTTCATGTCCAGGCTCGGGCCGCGGACCGCGGAAGGGCTCCTCGCGCTCGCGCCGCCGCGGTACCTGCCCGCCAACCGGGTCCTCATCTCCCAGGGGGACGAGGAGGAGCAGGTCATGCTCCTGGGCCCGCCCGGGCGCGGCAAGCGGGCTGACCCCGCCTGCGTCAAGGTCACGTCCGTCCTGCGCAACGGCACCGAGGCGATGTTCGGTATCCGGCGTTGGGGCGACCTGGTCGGGGAGCTCAGCATGTTCCGGGGGACCAGGCCCTCCGCCACGGTCACCTCGTGTGCCCCGCTCACCGTCCGGGTCTACCCGCACCAGGTCTTCGACTCCTTTCTGGAGGAGCACCCCGACGCCTGGCGGGCGATGGTCGCCGTGATGGGTGAGCGCCAGGAACGCGCGGACCTCCAGCGGGCCGAGCTCGCGGGTTACGAGGTCGAGGCCCGGGTGGCCCGGATGCTGGTGGACATGGCCCAGCGTCACGGGGTACCCACCGAGGAGGGGGTCCACCTGGGGATCCGGCTCTCCCACACGGACCTGGGCAAACTCATCGGTGCCCGCACGGACGCCGTCGGCAACGCGATCCGCCGCTTCCGCTCCGAGGGCCTGCTGCTGTCCAGGTACCGGAGCGTGGTGATCGTGGACATGGAACGCCTGCACCGGGTCTACGAGGCCGCGTAGCCACCCCTGTTCGCACCCCCGGTGAACCGATAGTGATCCTTTTCGGGTCGAATTGCCGACTGGTCAGTGGTCCTCGGATCCCGAAAGCGACAGAATCCCACTCGGGCTTCGTGCCCACCCTCTCTCCGCACGGCTCGCGCCTCCTCCTCCGGTGCCCTCTCCGGTGCGGGAAGAGCGGTAGGGCTGCCGGAATGGTGAGGACGGCACCGTTCCGGCAGCCACCCCCCGTCTCCACACCGCCCCGGTGGCCGTCCCCCAGCCACCGGGGATCCCCTTCTTCGCAGACCCTCCTCCGCAGGTCGCCCCGCGCCCTGCCGGGCCGACCTCCTGGAATCGGAGCGCCCCTTCGGCGTACCCTGGCCCCCCGAGCCACCGAAGCGGAGAGCGGTCACCGTGCCAGCCACCCAGACCAGCCGGCGTCCCGCCACCCTCGACGCGATCGAGCACGACACCGAGGGAATCGGGTTCAGCATGTCCTGTGAGGAAGCGGTCGGGCAGCTCCTGCGCGCCCTCGCCGCGGCCAAACCCGGCGGCCGGATCCTCGAACTGGGCACCGGGACCGGTGCGGGCACCGCCTGGCTGCTGGCCGGAATGGACGGGCAGGCCCGCCTGGACACCCTCGACAACGACCCCGAATGCCTGGGCGTGGCCCGGCGCCACCACACGCCCGACCCGCGGGTGACGATCTTCGAGGCCGACGGCGGTGAGTGGCTCAGCGCCCGCGCCACCGACGACGGTCCCGGCTACGACCTGGTCTTCGCCGACACCCGGCCGGGCAAGTTCACCCACCTTGACGAGGCGCTCTCCCTGGTGGACCGCGGAGGTTTCTACGTGGTGGACGACCTCGCCCGCCAGCCTTCGGGTGCCGCCGCCCCCGAGGACCACTGTCTGGCGGTGGAGGCCCTCATCGAGAACCTGGAGTCCCGCACCGGCTGGGAACGCCTCCCGCTGCTCGGCTGGTCCTGCGGCGTTCTGGTCATGGTGCGCAAGTAGTCCCCCTGCCGTTCGCGTGGCCGCAACCGCGCGTCCGCTGCTCCTGACGCCCCGGCCGGGGAAGGGCGCGCCCGTCTTCCGGGCGGTGCCCGGGATTCGGCCTTTGCCCAGATGGGTAGGGGGTGCAATCCCACCTCAGCGGATCACCTACCTGTGTCAGGGAGGGAAGATGGAACCTCAGGGGTGTACGGACAGGATTTCCTTCGGAGAGGTGGCCAGCTGGCGGGTGCCGGGGTCACGCGGTCCGGTGGTCTGCGTCCACGGCGCGGGAGTGTCCACCAGACAGACGATGCCTCTGCTGAGGCAGTTGTCCGGCCGGGTCGAGGCGTGGGGGGTCGACCTCCCGGGCTACGGCAAAAGCACGTCGCCCGGTGGTTTCCTGGCGGTGCAGGAGCTGGCGGACGCCCTCCTGGAGTGGACACGAGCCCGAGAGATGGACCGGCCCTGCCTCCTCGGTGTCTCCATGGGAAGCCAGGTGGTGGCCGAGGCCGCGGCCCGGGCCCCCGACGACGTGGGATCGGTCGTCCTGGCCGCACCCACCACCGACCCCCGGGGCAGGGCCTGGCCACTGCTCGGAGCGCGTCTGATCTGGAACAACATGCTGGAGGGGGTCGACGTGCTGTCCTACAGCGTGCCCGATTACTGGGACGCCGGAACGAGCCGTGTACTCCGAAGCTGGGCGCAGAGCAGAGAGCACCGCATCGAACAGGTCCTGCCCGACGTGTCGCAGCCGGCCCTGGTGGTCTGGGGGACCCAGGACAAGGTCTGTTCCAAGGCCTGGGTGGAAGAGGCCACACGGCTGCTCCCCCGAGGTCGCCTGGTGGTCCTGCCGGGCCAGTACCACGCGCTCAGCTCCACCGGTCCCCGACAGCTCGCGGACGCGGTCCAGGATTTCGTCGGTGAGCGCGAGGAGGCGTCATGAAGCCACAGC
This DNA window, taken from Nocardiopsis exhalans, encodes the following:
- a CDS encoding Crp/Fnr family transcriptional regulator → MTDWPRGSFMSRLGPRTAEGLLALAPPRYLPANRVLISQGDEEEQVMLLGPPGRGKRADPACVKVTSVLRNGTEAMFGIRRWGDLVGELSMFRGTRPSATVTSCAPLTVRVYPHQVFDSFLEEHPDAWRAMVAVMGERQERADLQRAELAGYEVEARVARMLVDMAQRHGVPTEEGVHLGIRLSHTDLGKLIGARTDAVGNAIRRFRSEGLLLSRYRSVVIVDMERLHRVYEAA
- a CDS encoding O-methyltransferase, whose amino-acid sequence is MPATQTSRRPATLDAIEHDTEGIGFSMSCEEAVGQLLRALAAAKPGGRILELGTGTGAGTAWLLAGMDGQARLDTLDNDPECLGVARRHHTPDPRVTIFEADGGEWLSARATDDGPGYDLVFADTRPGKFTHLDEALSLVDRGGFYVVDDLARQPSGAAAPEDHCLAVEALIENLESRTGWERLPLLGWSCGVLVMVRK
- a CDS encoding alpha/beta fold hydrolase, which translates into the protein MPLLRQLSGRVEAWGVDLPGYGKSTSPGGFLAVQELADALLEWTRAREMDRPCLLGVSMGSQVVAEAAARAPDDVGSVVLAAPTTDPRGRAWPLLGARLIWNNMLEGVDVLSYSVPDYWDAGTSRVLRSWAQSREHRIEQVLPDVSQPALVVWGTQDKVCSKAWVEEATRLLPRGRLVVLPGQYHALSSTGPRQLADAVQDFVGEREEAS